The following are encoded together in the Nocardioides sp. Arc9.136 genome:
- a CDS encoding sensor histidine kinase, which produces MGVLRSPVVQFLVLSVVTIVAIVIGTNAIAQHVAEDEAVAEARNTTEVLANSVARAEIAALDDRLFESRPGAIDRFYNFADRVLLVENPRAVRINLWLGDGTLLFANRPDRMQSRYDLGPDRERVLREGGTGYEISDPSDPENLGDDDEDLVRVYTPIKVKGERLLFEVYYSLDRIQDRRQEILKPFRWITIGSLAGLLLIVTPILWLLTRRLTRAGEDRERLLTSAVDASDAERRRIARDLHDGVVQDIAGTTFSLTAVARDADVPAHARRTLATAGDSLRDSLRALRSLLAEIHPPDLHAAGLEPALNDLIAPAATAGIQASVSVDGVDGASDAAVALVWRVAQEAVRNAIRHSRATTIAVTVGSPDGKLQLEVVDDGVGFDPAVSDPDRYGLKGLRSLVKDIGGEIEVLSAPGEGTTVRMEVAQQ; this is translated from the coding sequence GTGGGGGTACTGCGCAGCCCGGTCGTGCAGTTCCTGGTGCTGTCCGTCGTCACGATCGTGGCCATCGTCATCGGGACCAACGCCATCGCCCAGCACGTCGCCGAGGACGAGGCCGTCGCCGAGGCACGCAACACGACCGAGGTGCTCGCCAACTCCGTGGCCCGCGCCGAGATCGCTGCCCTCGACGACCGCCTGTTCGAGAGCCGGCCCGGCGCGATCGACCGGTTCTACAACTTCGCCGATCGAGTCCTGCTGGTGGAGAACCCGCGCGCCGTCCGGATCAACCTCTGGCTCGGCGACGGGACGCTCCTGTTCGCCAACCGCCCGGACCGGATGCAGTCGAGGTACGACCTCGGACCCGACCGCGAACGCGTGCTCCGCGAGGGCGGGACCGGGTACGAGATCTCCGACCCGTCGGACCCGGAGAACCTGGGTGACGACGACGAGGACCTCGTGCGCGTCTACACACCGATCAAGGTGAAGGGCGAGCGGCTCCTCTTCGAGGTCTACTACTCCCTCGACCGCATCCAGGATCGTCGCCAGGAGATCCTGAAACCGTTCCGCTGGATCACCATCGGCTCGCTCGCCGGACTCCTGCTGATCGTCACGCCGATCCTCTGGCTGCTGACCCGCCGCCTGACCCGGGCCGGCGAGGACCGCGAGCGCCTGCTCACCTCCGCCGTCGACGCCTCGGACGCCGAGCGTCGCCGGATCGCCCGCGACCTCCACGACGGCGTGGTCCAGGACATCGCCGGCACGACGTTCTCGCTGACCGCCGTGGCGCGCGACGCCGACGTGCCCGCACACGCCCGTCGGACGCTCGCCACCGCCGGCGACTCGCTGCGCGACAGCCTGCGGGCGCTGCGGTCGCTGCTGGCCGAGATCCATCCGCCGGACCTGCACGCGGCCGGCCTCGAGCCGGCGCTCAACGACCTCATCGCCCCCGCGGCGACCGCGGGCATCCAGGCCTCGGTGAGCGTCGACGGGGTCGACGGCGCCTCCGACGCCGCCGTCGCGCTCGTCTGGCGGGTCGCGCAGGAGGCGGTCCGCAACGCCATCCGGCACTCCCGCGCGACGACCATCGCGGTGACGGTGGGGTCCCCGGACGGGAAGCTGCAGCTGGAGGTCGTCGACGACGGGGTCGGCTTCGACCCGGCGGTGTCGGACCCCGACCGCTACGGTCTCAAGGGCCTGCGCAGCCTGGTCAAGGACATCGGCGGCGAGATCGAGGTGCTCTCCGCACCCGGCGAGGGCACGACGGTACGGATGGAGGTCGCCCAGCAGTGA
- a CDS encoding response regulator transcription factor produces the protein MSSSTIRVVLVDDHAVIRAGLAQLLAGTPDIEVVGQAENGEQALDVVRALVPDVVLMDLQMPGVDGVTATRNIKGAGLPSDVLVLTSYSDTERIVGALDAGAVGYLLKDADPDDVLAGIRAVSRGESPIHPRAARTLLGARSGAPQVQLTARETEVLGLVREGLANKQIARRLDITERTVKAHLTSAFARIGVADRTQAALWAERNLV, from the coding sequence GTGAGCAGCTCAACGATCCGCGTCGTCCTCGTCGACGACCACGCGGTGATCCGCGCCGGCCTCGCCCAGCTGCTCGCCGGGACCCCCGACATCGAGGTGGTCGGCCAGGCCGAGAACGGCGAGCAGGCGCTCGACGTCGTCCGCGCGCTGGTCCCCGACGTCGTCCTGATGGACCTGCAGATGCCGGGCGTCGACGGCGTCACGGCCACCCGCAACATCAAGGGTGCGGGCCTGCCCTCCGACGTGCTGGTCCTGACCTCGTACAGCGACACCGAGCGGATCGTGGGGGCGCTCGACGCCGGGGCGGTGGGCTACCTCCTCAAGGACGCCGACCCCGACGACGTCCTCGCCGGCATCCGGGCGGTCAGCCGAGGGGAGTCCCCGATCCACCCGCGTGCCGCCCGCACGCTGCTCGGCGCCCGGTCCGGGGCGCCGCAGGTGCAGCTCACCGCCCGTGAGACCGAGGTGCTCGGCCTGGTCCGCGAGGGCCTGGCCAACAAGCAGATCGCCCGGCGCCTCGACATCACCGAGCGCACCGTCAAGGCCCACCTGACCTCCGCCTTCGCGCGCATCGGCGTGGCCGACCGCACACAGGCGGCCCTGTGGGCCGAGCGCAACCTCGTCTGA
- a CDS encoding PD-(D/E)XK nuclease family protein has product MSVQQAVSPAERVSTPVDGVEVLGALSPSRAGDFLTCPLLYRFRTIDRLPEPPSEQQVRGTVVHKVLEDLFDLPAVQRTPEQARDMLVPAWEQLREDEPAMAELFGEEGPEVAAWLASCATVLDRYFTLEDPQRLEPAEREVYVESLLDSRLLLRGFVDRVDVAPDGSIRIVDYKTGRAPAAGFEAKALFQMKFYALVLWRTRGAVPAVLQLVYLGNGEILRYRPDEAELLATERKVEAIWRAIRSAEETGDWRPRRSRLCDWCRHQSLCPEFGGTPPPLPRPDAVGEAPADPA; this is encoded by the coding sequence ATGAGCGTGCAGCAGGCCGTGTCACCCGCCGAGCGGGTCTCGACGCCCGTGGACGGCGTGGAGGTCCTCGGTGCGCTCTCGCCGAGCCGCGCCGGGGACTTCCTGACCTGCCCGCTGCTCTACCGGTTCCGGACGATCGACCGGCTCCCGGAGCCGCCGTCGGAGCAGCAGGTCCGCGGCACCGTGGTGCACAAGGTGCTCGAGGACCTCTTCGACCTGCCCGCCGTGCAGCGGACCCCCGAGCAGGCGCGCGACATGCTGGTGCCGGCCTGGGAGCAGCTGCGCGAGGACGAGCCGGCCATGGCCGAGCTGTTCGGCGAGGAAGGTCCCGAGGTGGCCGCCTGGCTCGCCTCGTGCGCGACGGTCCTGGACCGGTACTTCACCCTCGAGGACCCCCAGCGGCTGGAGCCGGCCGAGCGCGAGGTGTACGTCGAGAGCCTGCTCGACTCGCGGCTGCTGCTGCGCGGGTTCGTGGACCGGGTCGACGTCGCGCCCGACGGGTCGATCCGGATCGTCGACTACAAGACCGGCCGCGCGCCGGCCGCCGGCTTCGAGGCCAAGGCGCTGTTCCAGATGAAGTTCTACGCGCTCGTGCTCTGGCGCACCCGCGGCGCCGTCCCCGCGGTGCTGCAGCTGGTCTACCTCGGCAACGGGGAGATCCTGCGCTACCGGCCCGACGAGGCCGAGCTGCTCGCCACCGAGCGGAAGGTCGAGGCCATCTGGCGCGCGATCCGCTCCGCGGAGGAGACCGGCGACTGGCGGCCGCGGCGCAGCCGGTTGTGCGACTGGTGCCGGCACCAGTCCCTGTGCCCGGAGTTCGGGGGCACTCCCCCGCCGCTGCCACGGCCCGACGCGGTCGGAGAGGCGCCCGCCGACCCGGCCTAG
- the metH gene encoding methionine synthase — protein MPQPATPSHRPDATEALTATLRDRVMVIDGAMGTAIQRDRPDEAGYRGERFADWPSDVVGNNDLLTLTQPHIIEDIHREYLEAGADIIETNTFNANAVSLADYGMEELAYELNLEAARLARSACDAVATPERPRYVAGALGPTTRTASISPDVNDPAARNVSYDQLVAAYLTSAQGLVDGGADLLIIETIFDTLNAKAAIFAVETLFEQLNRRWPVIISGTITDASGRTLSGQTTEAFWNSVRHARPIAVGLNCALGAKEMRPYIAELSRVADTFVSCYPNAGLPNAFGEYDEAAEETAAVVREFADAGFVNLVGGCCGTTPAHIGAIARAVAGETPREVPSIPSAMRLSGLEPFTIDDRSLFVNVGERTNITGSARFRNLIKDGDYDTALSVAAQQVENGAQVIDVNMDEGMIDGVAAMDRFLKLVASEPDISRVPVMVDSSKFEVIEAGLKNVQGKAIVNSISMKEGEESFRTHARLCRKYGAAAVVMAFDEDGQADNLERRKAICERAYRILVDEVGFPAEDIIFDPNVFAVATGIEEHASYGLDFIEATRWIKENLPGAKVSGGISNVSFSFRGNNPVREAIHAVFLFHAIAAGLDMGIVNAGALVVYDQVEPELRERIEDVVLNRRPDAAERLLEIAEAHNRKGEQVEAEAEEWRSLPVGERITHALVKGIDAHVESDTEELRQEIAARGGRPIEVIEGPLMSGMDVVGDLFGSGKMFLPQVVKSARVMKKAVAYLIPFIEQEKLDNPELATAKDTNGTIVMATVKGDVHDIGKNIVGVVLQCNNFEVIDLGVMVPAQKILDTAAEVGADVIGLSGLITPSLDEMVTMATEMQRLGLEIPLLIGGATTSRAHTAVKVDPRYDGPVVWVKDASRSVPTVASLLHAERRVKLLSDLQEDYDALRARHATKQDRPQLTYADARARATPIDWEGYVPPAPEQPGVHVLDDYDIGELREYIDWQPFFNAWEMKGKFPDILNNPTTGEAARKLYDDAQAMLDRIVAERWLTARAVYGFFPANAEDDDVVVWADDERRERRTVLHQLRQQGQHREGVPNRSLADYVAPAASGLADHVGAFAVTAGIGLPEKVQQFKDDLDDYNAIMVEALADRLAEAFAERLHQRVRTELWGHEPTESLSNEDLIAERYAGIRPAPGYPACPDHTEKQTIWELLDVEASTGIQLTESMAMWPGASVSGIYYSHPQSQYFVVGRLGRDQVAAYAERKGWTLAEAERWLSPNLGYDPED, from the coding sequence GTGCCGCAGCCCGCAACGCCGTCCCACCGCCCCGACGCCACCGAGGCGCTCACCGCTACGTTGCGCGACCGGGTGATGGTGATCGACGGTGCCATGGGCACGGCCATCCAGCGCGACCGCCCCGACGAGGCCGGCTACCGCGGCGAGCGGTTCGCCGATTGGCCCAGCGACGTGGTCGGCAACAACGACCTGCTCACGCTGACCCAGCCGCACATCATCGAGGACATCCACCGCGAGTACCTCGAGGCCGGCGCGGACATCATCGAGACCAACACGTTCAACGCGAACGCCGTCTCCCTGGCCGACTACGGCATGGAGGAGCTGGCCTACGAGCTCAACCTCGAGGCGGCCCGCCTGGCCCGGAGCGCGTGCGACGCGGTCGCCACCCCCGAGCGCCCCCGGTACGTCGCCGGCGCGCTCGGCCCCACGACCCGCACCGCCTCCATCTCCCCGGACGTCAACGACCCGGCCGCCCGCAACGTGTCCTACGACCAGCTCGTCGCGGCGTACCTCACCTCGGCGCAGGGCCTGGTCGACGGCGGCGCCGACCTGCTGATCATCGAGACCATCTTCGACACCCTGAACGCCAAGGCGGCGATCTTCGCGGTCGAGACGCTCTTCGAGCAGCTCAACCGGCGGTGGCCGGTGATCATCTCCGGGACCATCACCGACGCCTCCGGTCGCACGCTGTCGGGGCAGACCACCGAGGCGTTCTGGAACTCCGTGCGGCACGCCCGCCCGATCGCCGTCGGCCTCAACTGCGCGCTCGGCGCCAAGGAGATGCGCCCCTACATCGCCGAGCTCAGCCGGGTCGCGGACACCTTCGTCAGCTGCTACCCCAACGCCGGCCTGCCCAACGCGTTCGGCGAGTACGACGAGGCCGCCGAGGAGACCGCCGCGGTCGTCCGTGAGTTCGCCGACGCGGGCTTCGTGAACCTGGTCGGCGGCTGCTGCGGCACCACGCCCGCGCACATCGGCGCGATCGCCCGCGCGGTGGCCGGCGAGACGCCCCGCGAGGTGCCGAGCATCCCCTCGGCGATGCGGCTCTCCGGCCTCGAGCCGTTCACCATCGACGACCGCTCGCTCTTCGTCAACGTCGGCGAGCGCACCAACATCACCGGCTCGGCGCGGTTCCGCAACCTGATCAAGGACGGCGACTACGACACCGCCCTGTCGGTGGCCGCCCAGCAGGTCGAGAACGGCGCGCAGGTCATCGACGTCAACATGGACGAGGGGATGATCGACGGGGTCGCGGCCATGGACCGCTTCCTCAAGCTCGTCGCCAGCGAGCCCGACATCAGCCGGGTCCCGGTGATGGTCGACTCCTCGAAGTTCGAGGTGATCGAGGCCGGCCTGAAGAACGTCCAGGGCAAGGCGATCGTCAACTCGATCTCGATGAAGGAGGGCGAGGAGTCCTTCCGCACCCACGCCCGCCTGTGCCGCAAGTACGGCGCGGCCGCGGTGGTCATGGCCTTCGACGAGGACGGCCAGGCCGACAACCTCGAGCGGCGCAAGGCGATCTGCGAGCGGGCCTACCGGATCCTCGTCGACGAGGTCGGCTTCCCGGCCGAGGACATCATCTTCGACCCGAACGTCTTCGCCGTCGCGACGGGCATCGAGGAGCACGCGTCGTACGGCCTGGACTTCATCGAGGCGACCCGCTGGATCAAGGAGAACCTCCCCGGCGCGAAGGTGTCCGGCGGCATCTCGAACGTCAGCTTCTCCTTCCGGGGCAACAACCCCGTCCGCGAGGCCATCCACGCGGTCTTCCTGTTCCACGCGATCGCCGCGGGCCTCGACATGGGCATCGTCAACGCCGGCGCCCTCGTGGTCTACGACCAGGTCGAGCCCGAGCTGCGCGAGCGGATCGAGGACGTCGTCCTCAACCGCCGCCCCGACGCCGCCGAGCGGCTCCTCGAGATCGCCGAGGCGCACAACCGCAAGGGCGAGCAGGTCGAGGCGGAGGCCGAGGAGTGGCGCTCGCTGCCCGTCGGGGAGCGGATCACCCACGCGCTGGTCAAGGGCATCGACGCCCACGTGGAGTCCGACACCGAGGAGCTGCGCCAGGAGATCGCCGCCCGCGGCGGCCGCCCGATCGAGGTGATCGAGGGCCCGCTGATGTCCGGCATGGACGTCGTCGGCGACCTCTTCGGCTCCGGCAAGATGTTCCTGCCGCAGGTGGTGAAGTCCGCGCGCGTGATGAAGAAGGCGGTCGCCTACCTCATCCCGTTCATCGAGCAGGAGAAGCTGGACAACCCCGAGCTCGCGACCGCCAAGGACACCAACGGCACGATCGTCATGGCCACGGTCAAGGGCGACGTCCACGACATCGGCAAGAACATCGTCGGCGTGGTGCTGCAGTGCAACAACTTCGAGGTCATCGACCTCGGCGTGATGGTGCCGGCGCAGAAGATCCTCGACACCGCCGCCGAGGTCGGCGCGGACGTCATCGGCCTGTCCGGCCTGATCACGCCCTCGCTCGACGAGATGGTCACGATGGCGACCGAGATGCAGCGCCTCGGCCTGGAGATCCCGCTGCTCATCGGTGGCGCCACCACCTCGCGCGCGCACACCGCCGTCAAGGTCGACCCCCGATACGACGGGCCGGTCGTGTGGGTCAAGGACGCCTCGCGCTCGGTGCCCACCGTCGCCTCGCTCCTGCACGCCGAGCGCCGCGTCAAGCTCCTCTCGGACCTGCAGGAGGACTACGACGCGCTGCGCGCCCGGCACGCGACCAAGCAGGACCGTCCCCAGCTGACCTACGCCGACGCCCGCGCCCGGGCGACGCCGATCGACTGGGAGGGCTACGTGCCGCCGGCGCCCGAGCAGCCGGGCGTGCACGTGCTGGACGACTACGACATCGGTGAGCTGCGCGAGTACATCGACTGGCAGCCGTTCTTCAACGCCTGGGAGATGAAGGGGAAGTTCCCCGACATCCTCAACAACCCCACGACGGGCGAGGCCGCGCGCAAGCTGTACGACGACGCCCAGGCCATGCTCGACCGGATCGTCGCCGAGCGCTGGCTCACGGCGCGCGCGGTCTACGGCTTCTTCCCCGCCAACGCCGAGGACGACGACGTCGTCGTGTGGGCCGACGACGAGCGCCGGGAGCGCCGGACCGTCCTGCACCAGCTGCGCCAGCAGGGGCAGCACCGCGAGGGCGTGCCGAATCGCTCGCTCGCCGACTACGTCGCTCCCGCCGCGAGCGGGCTCGCCGACCACGTCGGGGCCTTCGCGGTGACCGCCGGCATCGGGCTGCCCGAGAAGGTGCAGCAGTTCAAGGACGACCTCGACGACTACAACGCGATCATGGTCGAGGCGCTCGCCGACCGCCTGGCCGAGGCGTTCGCCGAGCGGCTGCACCAGCGCGTCCGCACCGAGCTGTGGGGCCACGAGCCGACCGAGTCGCTCTCCAACGAGGACCTCATCGCCGAGCGGTACGCCGGCATCCGGCCCGCGCCGGGGTACCCCGCGTGCCCGGACCACACCGAGAAGCAGACGATCTGGGAGCTGCTCGACGTGGAGGCCAGCACCGGGATCCAGCTCACCGAGTCGATGGCGATGTGGCCGGGCGCCTCGGTGTCGGGGATCTACTACAGCCACCCGCAGTCGCAGTATTTCGTCGTCGGCCGGCTCGGTCGCGACCAGGTGGCGGCGTACGCCGAGCGGAAGGGGTGGACCCTCGCCGAGGCGGAGCGCTGGCTCTCCCCGAACCTCGGCTACGACCCGGAGGACTGA
- a CDS encoding tRNA (adenine-N1)-methyltransferase, which translates to MPDALPDVNRDAWSGVHRGPLREGEWVRLTDQKGRRHNFELVAGKRFFSNRGHLEHDELIGREEGFTVTSSAGGEYLVFRPLLSEFVVSMPRGAAVVYPKDAAQIVAMADIFPGAHVVEAGVGSGALTCSLLRAVGPFGKVSSYERREEFADVARKNVTQFFGDPEGRTHPAWQLTLGDLAEALPASGERCDRIILDMLAPWECLDAAADALVPGGIVCAYVATTTQLSRFVETVRLHGGFTEPQPWESLVRDWHVEGLAVRPGHKMIGHTAFLVTARRMAPGQRPPLKKRRPAPGAYGPDYTGPRPPGVPVEEPSEPSDA; encoded by the coding sequence ATGCCCGACGCCCTTCCCGACGTGAACCGTGACGCCTGGTCGGGGGTCCACCGCGGCCCCCTCCGCGAGGGGGAGTGGGTGCGGCTGACCGACCAGAAGGGTCGCCGCCACAACTTCGAGCTCGTGGCGGGCAAGCGCTTCTTCTCCAACCGCGGACACCTCGAGCACGACGAGCTCATCGGGCGCGAGGAGGGCTTCACCGTCACCTCCTCCGCCGGCGGCGAGTACCTCGTCTTCCGGCCCCTGCTCTCGGAGTTCGTCGTCTCGATGCCGCGCGGCGCCGCGGTGGTCTACCCGAAGGACGCCGCGCAGATCGTCGCGATGGCCGACATCTTCCCCGGCGCCCACGTCGTCGAGGCCGGCGTCGGCTCGGGCGCGCTGACCTGCTCGCTGCTGCGCGCCGTCGGGCCCTTCGGCAAGGTCTCGTCCTACGAGCGCCGCGAGGAGTTCGCCGACGTCGCCCGGAAGAACGTCACCCAGTTCTTCGGCGACCCCGAGGGCCGGACCCACCCCGCCTGGCAGCTCACCCTCGGCGACCTCGCCGAGGCGCTGCCCGCCTCCGGCGAGCGTTGCGACCGGATCATCCTCGACATGCTCGCGCCGTGGGAGTGCCTGGACGCCGCCGCCGACGCGCTGGTGCCCGGCGGGATCGTCTGCGCGTACGTCGCCACCACGACGCAGCTGTCGCGGTTCGTCGAGACGGTGCGGCTCCACGGCGGGTTCACCGAGCCGCAGCCGTGGGAGTCGCTCGTGCGCGACTGGCACGTCGAGGGCCTCGCGGTGCGACCCGGCCACAAGATGATCGGCCACACGGCGTTCCTCGTCACCGCACGCCGGATGGCCCCCGGCCAGCGGCCGCCGCTGAAGAAGCGGCGCCCGGCGCCCGGCGCGTACGGCCCCGACTACACCGGTCCCCGGCCCCCCGGCGTCCCGGTGGAGGAGCCCTCGGAGCCCTCGGACGCCTGA
- a CDS encoding site-2 protease family protein: MADPEPPGDGRATTRRTTSRAPGTLRLGTIAGADVLVSSSWFVVAALIAVVTAPRVEQVEPGLGPLAYVAGFAFAVVLYLSVLLHEASHAVMAKRYGFPISSITLHFLGGMTQIEAEATKPRQEFAIAVVGPLTSIAVGIAALGLWFVVPGGLLGLAVEGLAFANLLVGVLNLVPGLPLDGGRVLKAAVWGATHDAHRGTIAAGWGGRVTAVLVLLWPWALEPLFGEPPRPLDFVLAFVVALFLWSGATAAIASARMRRRLPRLVARDLARRALEVPAELPLAEAVRRAQDARAGSIVTVTSAGSPVGLVNEAALLATPEDRRPWVATSTVARTLEDGLRLPASLSGEELVRAISRTPAAEYLLVEPDGAVFGVLSTADVDRAFRETPH, translated from the coding sequence GTGGCCGACCCCGAACCTCCCGGCGACGGCCGGGCGACCACCCGCAGGACGACGAGCCGCGCCCCGGGGACGTTGCGGCTCGGGACCATCGCCGGGGCCGACGTCCTGGTGTCGTCCTCCTGGTTCGTCGTCGCGGCGCTGATCGCCGTGGTGACCGCTCCGCGCGTCGAGCAGGTCGAGCCCGGCCTCGGACCGCTCGCCTACGTCGCCGGCTTCGCCTTCGCGGTGGTGCTCTACCTCTCCGTCCTGCTGCACGAGGCCTCGCACGCCGTCATGGCGAAGCGGTACGGCTTCCCGATCAGCTCGATCACCCTGCACTTCCTGGGTGGCATGACGCAGATCGAGGCGGAGGCGACCAAGCCCCGCCAGGAGTTCGCGATCGCGGTCGTCGGTCCGCTGACCTCGATCGCGGTCGGGATCGCCGCCCTCGGACTGTGGTTCGTGGTGCCCGGCGGGCTCCTCGGGCTCGCGGTCGAGGGCCTCGCGTTCGCCAACCTCCTGGTCGGCGTGCTCAACCTGGTCCCCGGCCTCCCGCTGGACGGGGGCCGGGTCCTCAAGGCCGCCGTCTGGGGCGCGACTCACGACGCGCACCGCGGCACGATCGCCGCCGGCTGGGGCGGGCGGGTGACCGCCGTCCTCGTGCTCCTGTGGCCGTGGGCGCTCGAGCCGCTGTTCGGGGAGCCGCCGCGCCCGCTGGACTTCGTCCTGGCCTTCGTCGTCGCGCTCTTCCTCTGGTCCGGGGCGACCGCCGCCATCGCCTCGGCGCGGATGCGGCGTCGGCTGCCCCGGCTGGTCGCGCGGGACCTGGCGAGGCGCGCCCTCGAGGTGCCGGCCGAGCTGCCCCTCGCCGAGGCGGTGCGCCGCGCGCAGGACGCCCGGGCGGGCAGCATCGTCACCGTGACCTCGGCGGGCAGTCCCGTCGGGCTGGTCAACGAGGCCGCGCTGCTGGCGACCCCCGAGGACCGTCGGCCGTGGGTCGCGACCTCGACGGTGGCCCGCACGCTCGAGGACGGCCTGCGGCTGCCCGCGTCCCTGTCCGGGGAGGAGCTGGTGCGGGCGATCAGCCGGACGCCGGCCGCGGAGTACCTCCTGGTCGAGCCGGACGGGGCGGTGTTCGGCGTGCTCTCCACCGCCGACGTCGATCGCGCGTTCCGGGAGACCCCCCACTAG
- a CDS encoding HAD family phosphatase → MTATAMDTPAAVLWDMDGTLVDTEPYWIETEFALAERFGGTWSEAHALSLVGNDLMVSARFIRDHMPLDLPPEQIVDLLLDGVVERVRRSVPWCAGAREQLLALAAAGVPCALVTMSWTRFVAPILDQLPEGTFATVVTGDHVTHGKPHPEPYLTAAERLGVDPTACLAVEDSATGASSAEAAGCQVLVVPNHVEVPPGERRVFAPSLAGLDLAEVWAGARAGNRATSRRAVGS, encoded by the coding sequence ATGACCGCCACGGCGATGGACACCCCCGCGGCGGTGCTGTGGGACATGGACGGCACGCTGGTCGACACCGAGCCGTACTGGATCGAGACCGAGTTCGCGCTCGCGGAGCGGTTCGGCGGCACCTGGTCCGAGGCGCACGCCCTCTCGCTGGTCGGCAACGACCTGATGGTCTCGGCGCGCTTCATCCGTGACCACATGCCGCTCGACCTCCCGCCCGAGCAGATCGTCGACCTGCTCCTCGACGGCGTGGTGGAGCGGGTGCGCCGCAGCGTGCCCTGGTGCGCCGGCGCCCGCGAGCAGCTGCTCGCGCTGGCGGCGGCCGGCGTGCCGTGCGCGCTGGTGACGATGTCCTGGACCCGGTTCGTCGCGCCGATCCTCGACCAGCTGCCCGAGGGGACGTTCGCGACCGTGGTGACCGGCGACCACGTGACGCACGGCAAGCCGCACCCGGAGCCGTACCTCACGGCCGCGGAGCGGCTCGGCGTCGACCCCACCGCCTGCCTGGCGGTCGAGGACTCCGCGACCGGGGCGTCCTCCGCGGAGGCGGCCGGCTGCCAGGTGCTGGTGGTGCCCAACCACGTCGAGGTCCCGCCGGGGGAGCGTCGGGTGTTCGCCCCCTCGCTCGCGGGGCTGGACCTCGCGGAGGTGTGGGCAGGGGCCCGCGCGGGGAACCGGGCCACCAGCCGCCGTGCCGTCGGGTCCTAG